In Acidobacteriota bacterium, one genomic interval encodes:
- a CDS encoding c-type cytochrome has product MKPSSILFRINRCIILFAVAALGACRPGSETGPSPGPPDLEKRELRPGLAARYEDGRHRVHLVTPAPHFYLEEGESLHPSLERGFQAEWTGILSIFETGRYRFEVGGQLEVGGKEVGGEGVTLAPGRHRIRLRFRRLPGPAQLRLLWESEHFPLEPVPSRVLFHESESAPGWDQGPVERGRDLVENLGCVNCHASGSESLDHRRGPGLHAAARLDPAWLRRWLLDPAAVRPEATMPALLDEAEARDVTAYLASRPVTGPPDRVPDRPAVDTARGRGLYASLGCAACHTPESHALDGIGSKMSAAGLAAYLKDPSRHHPESLMPSLHLDDTEASRIAAYLTDPVPDSPEEPLTGGDAGRGEELIRSRGCLSCHRMEDREQPAVPDRGPAVAHLSLDGGCLAENPGPTLPRYRLDGEQRQAIREFIRVQQRFPDVSPAPVYDFYRRIRRLRCTACHVMDHFEGGQPAGAPVLTAAGEKLRLEFLKEALLGRVGLRSWIPLRMPRFSRDQVEPLIHGFAKASGLDPSAPAVESVVSQQDTNKGLTLLGKDSEGKSLGCIGCHDWADYRAQGERAPQLARAADRLRYPWYRRFMLNPARILSGTSMPEHFTDIAPEEREVSIRRIWGALGVGSGGRFLPGLDPAPDPWPAEARPDPSQGAVVVRTVMPEATPAAIAVGLPGGLSYCFDAGPQRLLYAWRGAFLDLEATLQRKTGDDGFTLTPRIPGTRFFRSTRFPFRLADSGRIPETRFKGYRLRDGVPEFQYSVGGAEVFELIRPSETNGGFRWRFRIERVQVPLRFDAGVEGPIRISASRGAVEKDSVRIRIDGDARFEILVGSKRE; this is encoded by the coding sequence GTGAAGCCGAGCTCGATTCTCTTTCGCATCAACCGTTGCATCATCCTGTTTGCCGTGGCCGCTTTAGGCGCCTGCCGCCCGGGCTCCGAGACCGGTCCGTCCCCAGGACCGCCGGACCTCGAAAAGCGAGAGCTCCGTCCCGGGCTGGCCGCCCGCTACGAAGACGGACGGCATCGCGTTCACCTGGTGACGCCGGCTCCCCATTTCTACCTGGAGGAAGGGGAGTCCCTGCATCCTTCTCTGGAACGCGGTTTTCAAGCCGAATGGACGGGCATCCTTTCGATTTTTGAGACGGGCCGCTATCGATTCGAGGTCGGCGGCCAGTTGGAGGTCGGCGGCAAGGAGGTTGGAGGCGAAGGCGTCACCCTGGCTCCGGGCCGGCATCGCATTCGGCTCAGGTTTCGCCGTTTGCCGGGGCCGGCCCAACTCCGGCTGCTCTGGGAATCGGAGCATTTTCCGCTGGAGCCGGTCCCTTCCCGGGTCCTGTTCCACGAATCGGAAAGCGCGCCCGGTTGGGACCAGGGCCCGGTCGAACGGGGCCGGGACCTGGTGGAGAACCTGGGGTGCGTCAACTGCCACGCAAGCGGGTCCGAGTCCCTGGATCACCGCCGCGGACCCGGCCTGCACGCCGCCGCCCGCCTGGACCCTGCGTGGCTCCGCCGTTGGCTGCTTGATCCCGCAGCGGTCCGGCCCGAAGCGACCATGCCGGCGCTGCTGGACGAGGCGGAAGCCAGGGACGTCACGGCCTACCTCGCTTCGCGGCCGGTCACCGGCCCGCCGGACCGGGTCCCGGACCGGCCGGCCGTGGACACCGCCCGGGGACGCGGCCTCTACGCCTCTTTGGGGTGCGCCGCATGCCACACGCCGGAGAGTCATGCCCTGGACGGCATCGGGTCCAAGATGTCCGCCGCCGGTTTGGCCGCCTACCTGAAGGACCCCTCCCGCCACCATCCGGAAAGCCTCATGCCTTCACTGCATCTGGATGACACGGAGGCGTCTCGTATTGCCGCCTACCTGACCGATCCGGTACCGGATTCTCCGGAAGAGCCGCTGACGGGCGGCGACGCGGGCCGTGGAGAGGAACTGATCCGGTCCCGGGGATGTCTCTCCTGTCACCGGATGGAAGACCGGGAACAACCCGCCGTTCCGGATCGCGGGCCGGCCGTGGCCCATCTCTCCCTCGATGGAGGATGTCTGGCGGAAAACCCTGGTCCCACTCTTCCCCGGTACCGGCTGGATGGAGAACAGCGGCAGGCGATTCGAGAATTCATTCGCGTTCAACAACGATTCCCCGATGTCAGTCCCGCGCCGGTCTACGACTTCTACCGGCGGATCCGCCGGCTTCGCTGCACCGCCTGTCACGTCATGGACCACTTCGAAGGCGGGCAGCCGGCCGGGGCGCCGGTCTTGACTGCGGCGGGGGAGAAGCTGCGGCTCGAATTCCTGAAGGAGGCGCTCCTGGGCAGGGTCGGCCTGCGGAGTTGGATTCCCCTGCGCATGCCCCGGTTTTCCCGAGACCAGGTGGAGCCGCTGATCCACGGGTTCGCCAAGGCTTCGGGCCTCGACCCATCGGCTCCCGCCGTGGAGTCGGTCGTGTCCCAGCAGGATACGAACAAGGGACTGACGCTGTTGGGGAAGGATTCGGAGGGGAAGAGCCTGGGCTGCATCGGCTGTCATGACTGGGCGGACTACCGGGCGCAGGGGGAGCGGGCGCCCCAGTTGGCCCGGGCCGCGGATCGCCTCCGCTATCCGTGGTACCGGCGTTTCATGTTGAATCCGGCCCGGATCCTGTCCGGGACCTCGATGCCGGAGCACTTCACGGACATCGCGCCGGAGGAGAGGGAAGTGAGCATCCGGAGGATCTGGGGAGCCCTCGGCGTCGGCTCGGGCGGCCGGTTCCTCCCCGGTCTGGATCCGGCGCCCGATCCCTGGCCGGCCGAAGCCCGTCCGGATCCTTCCCAAGGGGCCGTCGTGGTCCGGACCGTCATGCCGGAGGCGACTCCGGCGGCCATCGCCGTGGGCCTGCCCGGCGGCCTCTCCTACTGCTTCGACGCCGGCCCGCAACGTCTTCTGTATGCCTGGAGGGGGGCGTTCCTCGACCTCGAGGCCACCCTGCAACGGAAGACCGGTGACGATGGCTTCACTCTGACCCCCCGGATCCCGGGGACGCGCTTTTTCCGGTCGACCCGTTTCCCGTTCCGGCTGGCGGATTCCGGACGCATTCCTGAAACGCGTTTCAAGGGCTACCGCCTGCGGGACGGCGTCCCGGAATTCCAATACTCGGTGGGCGGAGCGGAGGTCTTCGAACTCATTCGCCCCAGCGAAACGAATGGCGGGTTCCGCTGGCGGTTCCGGATCGAACGGGTCCAGGTTCCGCTTCGTTTCGACGCGGGAGTCGAAGGTCCGATTCGAATCTCGGCGAGCCGGGGTGCCGTGGAGAAGGACAGCGTTCGGATTCGCATCGACGGGGACGCCCGATTCGAGATCCTGGTCGGGAGCAAAAGGGAATGA